Proteins encoded by one window of Rutidosis leptorrhynchoides isolate AG116_Rl617_1_P2 chromosome 7, CSIRO_AGI_Rlap_v1, whole genome shotgun sequence:
- the LOC139857033 gene encoding short-chain dehydrogenase ptmH-like produces MNDPKVVLVTGCAKGGIGYEYCKAFAEQKCHVFATDIPSRMDDLSDLQEKGIGTLELDVLSDASVSSAVNAIISKHGRIDVLINNAGIGSTGPLAELSLDDIKKAYEINTLGQLRMVQQVVPFMASNKSGVIVNVGSVVGKAPTPWAGSYCSSKAAIHAISHTLRLELKPFGINVLLVIPGAIRSNLGSHNIEKLSNYKWELYKDFSEEIAERASASQVGKSTDAALLARHVAKKVLSAKPPKQIVYGHMTSLFMFLSISPLWVRDLFFTKRFNLDKKV; encoded by the coding sequence ATGAATGATCCTAAAGTTGTTTTGGTAACAGGTTGCGCTAAAGGCGGGATTGGCTACGAATACTGCAAGGCGTTTGCCGAACAAAAATGCCATGTCTTTGCAACAGATATACCTTCACGAATGGACGATTTGTCTGATCTTCAAGAAAAAGGTATAGGCACTTTAGAACTTGACGTTTTATCGGATGCAAGTGTTTCATCAGCCGTGAATGCGATAATATCCAAACATGGACGGATAGATGTGTTGATCAATAACGCGGGAATAGGAAGCACGGGCCCACTAGCCGAGCTTTCGTTAGATGATATAAAAAAAGCTTATGAAATCAACACATTAGGACAACTTAGAATGGTGCAACAAGTTGTGCCTTTTATGGCTTCTAACAAAAGTGGGGTTATAGTCAATGTGGGTAGTGTGGTTGGAAAAGCACCAACACCATGGGCTGGATCTTATTGTTCTAGTAAGGCTGCAATTCACGCGATTTCGCACACTCTTCGATTGGAACTAAAGCCCTTTGGGATTAATGTATTATTAGTGATTCCCGGGGCGATTAGATCCAATTTAGGGAGTCATAACATAGAGAAATTATCAAATTACAAGTGGGAACTTTATAAGGATTTTAGCGAAGAAATAGCTGAGCGGGCTAGCGCTTCACAAGTTGGTAAATCAACTGACGCGGCCTTACTTGCACGACATGTAGCAAAGAAGGTTTTGAGTGCGAAACCACCGAAACAGATTGTGTATGGTCATATGACATCTCTGTTCATGTTTCTTTCCATTTCTCCCCTTTGGGTTCGAGATCTTTTCTTTACAAAACGGTTCAACCTAGATAAAAAAGTGTGA